The genomic interval CACCCAAGCGCTTGCAAATGCAGTCAAATTTTTTGGCGGCGAGATACGAACCGATTCCGAAGTTGCCAAAATCAAAATCAAAAATCAAATCGCCAAAGGAGTAGTTCTTGCAAACGACGAAGAAATTTCTGCGGATGTGATTCTCTCCTCCGCAAACCCGAAGCACACCTTGCTCAAACTCGTCGGCGCGCAGGATCTGCCGCCTGAATTTGTCTGGCACACACAATCCATCAAAATGCGCGGATCGGTGGCGAAGATTCATTTGTTATTGAATGAACCCGTAGGGGCGGACCTGCGTGTCCGCCCAGAGCAGGGCAATCACACAGGATTTCCCCCACAGGGAACATTGTGCGTCGCACCTTCCATAAAATATTTGGAAAAGGCTTACGACGCGGCGAAATACGGCGAAATTTCAGAAAAGCCCTATCTTGAAATCACAACTTCGGGGAATGTGGTTTCGATTCATTTCCAATTCGCGCCATATCAGTTAAAAACTGGAGACTGGAGACTGGAGACCAAAAAAGTTGAGAAACTTGCAATAGACACTCTGGCGGAATACTTCCCCAATCTCAATTCTCTAATCTCTAATTCTCATGTAATTACGCCTCTTGATTTGGAAACCACGTACGGTCTCACCGAAGGCGACATCAACCACGGACAATTACAACTTGACCAATTTTTATTCATGCGTCCGATTCCAGGCTGGTCGAATCACAAAACGCCGATTGATAATTTATATCTGTGCGGAAGCGGAGTCCACGGCGGAGGCGGGGTCAGCGGGGTGAGCGGAAGGAATGTAGTGAAGGTGTTGAATTAGAATCAAAACATCCGAAGCCGCGAAGACTTCGGATGTTTTCCGTGGGGCGGGAT from Candidatus Defluviilinea gracilis carries:
- a CDS encoding NAD(P)/FAD-dependent oxidoreductase, encoding MSNIYDYIIIGAGHNGLVAAAYLAKQGKKVLVLERRSIIGGSVVTESFGENFQADSIHAGGSLRPDIIKDLKLASHELQVDSVHQPFIALQSASHASSVTYADHLVLDPDPVKAAEAIKRFSEKDASRWNEFVRFMDKAASILDVAYATIMPRLPKNMSLRDGYGLLELGLELRLAGRKDMLNFIRALPMSAQELVEEYFESEIIRAAIASVAIHGSTLGPMSAGTGYTLIHNWLNRGGLANPPLPAGEGLGVRGIGAITQALANAVKFFGGEIRTDSEVAKIKIKNQIAKGVVLANDEEISADVILSSANPKHTLLKLVGAQDLPPEFVWHTQSIKMRGSVAKIHLLLNEPVGADLRVRPEQGNHTGFPPQGTLCVAPSIKYLEKAYDAAKYGEISEKPYLEITTSGNVVSIHFQFAPYQLKTGDWRLETKKVEKLAIDTLAEYFPNLNSLISNSHVITPLDLETTYGLTEGDINHGQLQLDQFLFMRPIPGWSNHKTPIDNLYLCGSGVHGGGGVSGVSGRNVVKVLN